The Pieris napi chromosome 11, ilPieNapi1.2, whole genome shotgun sequence DNA segment GACCTTTACCCTTTACCCCACAAGAACGACTTAAATACATGACGCTTGGATTAGCTATTTGTTACGACAAGATGGAAGCTTTGAGACCAAAAATGCCTATATCCCCAgactaataaacaaaaaaacatgacCAAATGCTGTATATAGGAGAATGCTATGAGgaggttattaaaaaaaataactgctAAGCTATGCATAGACTATACAAATCcgtaatttaatgtattaaggACATTTAAtacagattattaaaaaatatttttttatctcacTTATGTCTAGATAATGTtgtagatttaaaattaataattgaacaaAGGATTGGTCTGAAACGCGTGCATAGTGCAAACTAAAAGCTATATTTGTACAGTtgctgtaataaaaataaattgctttGTAATGATTCACCAAGATCTGTGTTTCTTAAGGTCTCATCTCTGCTCTGTTTGTGATTCTTGACACTTACCACTCTAACGCCTGTATTCCATAAAAATCTTGACAACAAAATCTGCATTGTCTTTTCTCCAACTAACTCAAGCAACCTTTTGGAATACGGGTCAAAGAAGAATGTTTCACTTGCTCTTAACAGTCTTAACTTACAAAAACACATCGAAGTTTTGTCATTTAAATATCATATCATTGAACGTGTGAACTTGATAGTGCTTTATAGTTTTTGTTGCTTAGTATAAAGTAGAATGTTTGTGTTTTACTTACATGTGTAATTTTGGTATTATTGCGTttgatatattgtttattgtatttcaGGTTACCAACAAGGATATGGTTATGAATATGGGTCCCCGTATCCGGGTAATCGGCCTGTTTACCCGCCATATGGCCCCGAAGGGGATCGGTATgtttatgattattatattgtagaCTTACTGAGGataatatttatgataatGAAGAAAATTTGACagagatattattatttaactctAAGCAGTATAATTaggcaaatttattttttaagagaaAATGCCTTTTTAATTCAGTCGTAAGTAGTTATCGCGTATTATCTAAGTGAAAATACATCACTTaagagtaaattaaataaagtaccaCGTGACAAATATACAATTGCAGGGGTTACAGTCCTGGTGAATACGGCCGATATGGCGGTTACGGCGGGCCGTATCGTGCAGGAGCACCTGCTCCGGGCCCTGGCGCGACCCCCGGAGCCCCGGCGCCACCGTCCCCGGCCGGGGCCCCTCCTGCGCAGCCCTACCCGGACTATTACCGCCAGCCGCACCCGCATCAACCACCACACCCCCCTCCACATCCGCCACACCCGCCACATTCGCCTCAACAACCGCATGAGgtacgtttttattttaagttttattaagaacaaaaataattttaagaaacttaaatatCTGTATTTTATACAAAGATAAAAACGTGACGTTCTCTATGAGTAAATCTTTTGAAAGGTAAAAAGTTATATGAAATAAGGAATGGTAAGAATGTATAATTGTTTCAATTTCATACAGGAAACAATCtactacttatatataaatcaaagatttttattaagtttcttGTTATGTTGGTAATATTTGACTGTAGCACACTCCATATTAAGTACTGGTGACATAAAAAGTCCTGAGGcacttgaaattattatattgtttcttCAACACAACAAAGATACACATCAAAGCATAAATTATATGTGTTATTACTTGAGTCTTATTTGGAGCATGTTCATTTGTAGTTTCGGTAAACGTAAGTTACtgcttatacatattatgttgatgttaatattatttttatcacttttcgatttatccattttataatagataaaaaatttggTCAGTACTGTTAGCaacaacataaattaatattttttggatGATTACTGAGATACTTAATGCGAGGTTACAgtgaaaatttagtttatttcatttttatgatGTCCtgttatgtattaattttgctTGTGAATGGAGATCACAATAACTAGTAATTTTAGAAACATTACGCGTAACAAATATacgcaaatatattaaacgtCACCTACATTCACAACGTATTTGAGCGTGTGCTTGCACGCATTATGTGCACGTGTACGCGTACGCCGACTGATGCATTGGCGGTGTGTAGATTGCGTCGTGCGGCGGGCTGATGGGCTCGCAGCTCGCGAGGCAACTGGTGGCGCCGCTGCCCCCCGCCTCCAGACCATACGTACGGAACCACCGTTTGTACCACGCACTCCACACCGCTTCCCACCATTGGCGATACACTTTCCCACCTCGGGGCACTGTCGCGGATGTTGCTCGGCCACCTCGTAATTGATACCAGCGGAAATATATCTTGTTCGATCGTTCATTACTAAACAGGTTTTCGGTGTGCAAATGCCAAGTATAGGCTGGTGgtgaacttattaaaaaaaaaaaagttttggcataaattttgtaaataaagtaaatggtaaaatatgtatgttgaGCATATCAGTTACGTTGTGACGAGACAAGGTCTATGCAAATTCAATTCCTCTGGTTTGTCAAAGTGATTGACGCACCAAAGTTTTGGACATTGCAGCGAACCGGGCGGGACGTCGACTTCATACGTGGTTTTGGCTTCATTTAATTTCTCCGATAATACCACTCGCTTAACGAAATTCTCAAGCTATTCACTTTCAGTTTTCGTTAACAAGTTGGCTTGCGGTGTGAATAATTGGCTTTTCAACCGCGACGGTCGGTCGCTAACACGATCGCACATGCCGAAACCgacatttttcaaaatttaaccCAACAAAGTGGAAGATAAGGTTTAGAGTGTGTGGTGGTGGCTTCACATCATGAACGGAATAATTTCACTTAATCATTTGCATGCTTTCACAGGATCATGTAAGCGAGCGAAGCTTTGTAATATCGCTGTTCTAGGGATTGTTCCTATGATCCACTCTTAGAATGCGGATCTTTcatcgtttatattttgtatgtgggTTCACGGCTAGTGTAAAAATTGTTTCTTATCATAGTGTCGTATTTTTTTAGCTATCGAAAGTTTCTAGAAAAATCGACAATATGTTTTGTATCATTGTCAATAAtcataaatttcattttactaCCATTTGTGTGAaattctgaaaataaaatattgtgtaaTAAAGATTACTAAAAACTGCATAATGTTTTCGGCATTTCAACACCCATCACTAATCCATGGAATGGGATGATACAAACTATAattcaaaatgtattaattatatctataaCTACAGCAATACGGCGGCAAGGGCGCACCCCCCGTTCCTAATGCTGGTCCACCCGGCGTGGCGGGAGCACCTCGGCGGCATCCAGACTTCGCGAAGGAGCCCTACAATTCGAGTGCCCCACCCGGGGCGCCGCCGAGCCCCGCGGGGCCTCGATTTGGCGGCGGTTGGGGTCCCGGGTTTCAGCGTGCCGCATCACCTGGCTGGCGACCGCCCCACCACGCCCCCCTACCCCACCATCAACAACCAGGATGGCCTCCACAGCCTCATCAGCCGCATCAACCCTACCATCCACCGGTATGTACACAAAATCAAACTAATATCTACTAATAATACCTGAGTGGTATTGGGCTACCTCGTCACTACCGCTTACGCTTATTCCTGCTGAAAATTTCACTCAcattgattaaatttaatggATAAGATCTAGTTTTGCTAGTTGTGACTAACGAATTAAAACTGTCAATACTTGCACTGTTTGTGGTAATCCACCTTTAATTCGTGCGAATTTGGTTTAACCaataaaattcattctaaTTTCATTGTCCCGACACAAATTCACAAATATTCCGGACACTGATTGTACGTCGAGCTTAGTATGAGAACCATGTttcaaattttctttattgaaTTCCGTCTTTGCTTCGTAATCTTCTCCTGGCTCATTCGTGTTAGCACACGAGTAGTTTGTGGTTCTCATACGGACGGTGTTGTTGTAGGCGGCGGGCGGACCGGCGTGGGGCGGGCCGCGGCCGCCGCAGGATCTCACGCCCGCCGCGCCTTCGCCCGTGAGTCATGCACTAATGCACCTTGCACTTTACATACATTTCACTATAAccattatatttcttatattctTCATATAGTTTTACGTATGTCAAACCACAATATTGCTAGCGAACTTTATTCATCTAACCAATAACATTGTCTTGGACATTGTATGTAttctacaattattaaatttttgagcCTGTTTCGAAACACAGTTGAATAATAAAGCAATATGTTTTCAGGGAGCGACATCTGGTGTCGGCCAAATTAAACGAGAATTGACTTTCCCTCCGGAGTGTGTGGAAGCGACGGTGCCCGCGCCTGAGAAAAGACGCAGACTGACAAAGGGTGACGTCGCCCCGGTGGACGCGTGGCGAATCATGATGGCGCTCAAATCTGGTCTCCTCGCGGAGACCTGCTGGGCGCTAGACATCCTCAATATTCTACTGTTTGACGACACCTGCATCGGGTTCTTCGGTCTCCAGCATCTGCCCGGTTTGCTCGATTTGCTGCTGGAGCACTTCCAGCGGAGTCTCGCCGACGTGTTCGACGCGCCCGCCGCGGCTCCGGAGCCCTGGTACGCGCCGCCGGCGGTCAAAGAATCTGTTGCGCCGCCACCCCGACGCATCGAGCCCCCCGACCCCGCAGACCGTATTAAGGTTACCACGGGCGAGAACTACACGCTGCAGTCGCGTCGTCGCGTGCCCGTCACCTTCGTCACTAAGCTGGACGACGACGCGCTCTTTGCGCCCGAGGATCCCGAAACCAACCGAGACGTCGAGGACGTGATAGAGCCTTGGCAAACCGACACGGTCAATAGATTCGACCACGTGATGCCCTGCTTCCGTGCCGAGTTCGTCCATCTGCCGTTTGCCCGGGTTCTGCCAGGAGAGCGAGCACCCTCGCCGCCCGCGCCTCCGGCTTCGCCTCACTCGGACGGACCCAGCGATACGCTCGCCCTTCCCGATACGGCCGACCCGCCCCCCTCCGAACCCCCGTCCACGGCCACGGACGAAGGTGACAACTTGGAGGCGGAACCGATGGACATAGAACCGGAAAGAAAACCGGCGTTGCAAATTCGGGATTCCGCCGGAGTGCTCAAAAGACGACGTTTGGAGGACTACGAGGACGAATGCTACACGCGCGATGAACCTAGCCTTAATCTTATCAACGAAACGCGGGACGCCCTCGCCAAGCGGTGTATAGCGTTATCCAACATTCTCCGCGGGCTGACCTTCGTGCCCGGCAACGAGGCGGAATTCTCGAGGTCGAGCGCTTTCTTAGCTCTCGCTGGAAAGCTCCTGCTGCTACACCACGAACACGCGCCTCGGGCGGCCCGAGCCAAGGCCTACGAGCGTGCCGCCAGAGACGAGGTGGACGCGGACGCGTGCTGCTCCAGCCTGAAGGGCGAGAGCGAGTGGTGGTGGGACACGTTGGCGCAACTGCGGGAGGACGCGCTGGTCTGCTGCGCCAACATCGCCGGCAGCGTGGAGCTGTCCGGTCAATCGGAAGCCGTGGCGAGGCCGCTTCTGGACGGCCTCCTACACTGGAGCGTGTGTCCCGCGGCCGTCGCCGGCGACGCCCCGCCGACGGCCTCCCCGGCGTCGCCCTTGTCTCCTAGAAGATTAGCCCTAGAGGCGCTTTGTAAATTGTGCGTGACGGATGCTAACGTGGATCTCGTCCTGGCGACGCCCCCGCGAGGGCGTATCGCCGCGTTGTGTGCGGGCCTGGCGCGGGACCTGTGCCGGCCCGAGCGGCCCGTGGTGCGCGAGTTCGCGGTGAATCTGCTGCATTACTTGGCGGGGGCGGGCGGCGCCGCGGCCCGCGAGGTGGCTACGCACGCGCCCGCCGTGGCGCAGCTGGTCGCCTTTATCGAGAGGGCGGAGCAGACGGCTCTCGGCGTCGCTAACCAACACGGCGTGGCGGCGCTCCGAGACAACCCCGACGCCATGGGGACGTCCCTGGACATGTTGAGGCGAGCGGCCGCCACGCTGCTGCGTCTGGCGGAGCACCCCGAGAACAGGCCGCTGATCCGCCGCCACGAGAGGAGACTGCTGTCGCTGGTGATGAGCCAGATCTTAGACCAGAAGGTCGCGCACGAGCTGGCCGGGGTGCTGTACCACTGCAGCCAACAAAAGTGTGACGAACCGCAGGAAGAGTGAGTGAACAGTGCCGTGAGTGAGAGGCGAGCGGCGGCGGGCGGCGGCGTACCGATGGGTACGTGTACATATAGCGATAGCGCCCCGCCCGCCCCGCGCGCCGAGCGTGTACAATCTGAATTTCGTTATTTATGTCCACGATGATTTATTTACAAGAATGTCAATGTGCTATAATCGATTTCTATTGTTCGATTGAAAAACAGATGTATTATAACtcgtaattttgatttttataataaaatgggACTTGAATCTGTTGATTGGTTTTATGATGGAGATTTTATACCGAATACCTCTAGAGTAGGTTTGGAGCGAGGAGCTTATGTGGGCGATAAGTTTTAGTTAAGTTTAATGtgaattattacaataatctataatatattgaaattgaatctgattttattttcttttcgaATTGGCTCTTGATTCCATACAACACCTAGTATTCAAATATTACgcattatttctttaaaaaatgcaTAAAACACATGCTTTTACTTTGTCATCTATTCAAATATTTCAACGACATCTATAACAATTGGCATTTGgagacattttttaatataagatttctggtttaacaataaattttacacaTCCATACTGTAACAGGTATCACTTGAAGTTGTATTCACTTATTGTATACCAttgttttaacattaaattataatctatattaatcTTGGTAGAACTTTAGTAATGACTGCATAGAAATCTGGCAGTTATGGTTTCTTTGAAATGTGACAGTTCTTTATTCAACTTTTtcagtaattttatttctagtaGTGTTTTTGGATAACAATTTTGCAAAATtctaatttatacatttattgtgataaattaatttttattatctaaattCAAATGCCATCTATCCGAATAAAGTTATACGATGGAGTGTCAGTCAAGCGATagtaagaaattatttaaagtattcgATGCAGCTAAACGCAAGAGGTCAAGAAAAAAGCATGAAACCTACGAAGATAGCAATTCGGTAGCGACCGACGAGTCTGTTGGAGTAAGTATGAGTTTGAGCAGAATCTGTCCTTCGAAGTTAatgttaaactatttaaataatatcaacgCGATGCCTTTGCAATCAACTTAAAATTAGCAAGGAAGCAGTTCTATGAATATAGATATTGTagtgttattaaaattcagGTATGTCACGGAAATGGTCGACGAGGTACCTCCACCAAGACTAGCTTGCAAGATATTCCCGCTAAAGCAATAGATCAGGAAGTAGCACCTACAAAAAGGTTATTAGTTTATGATACTAGTTTAATTAAGGAAGCTTTTTCACTAACTTCACTCCTTATATGAGATTAAGAATACCttcgaatttaaaaataagattcTTAAACTAAATAGGAGTTATGACTTagttaataaagtatatttttatacttttacatTACCATGAGATAGGTGCTCCCAATTCtgtctattttaatattgtcacCTGAAAAAATTATAGCGAATATTTACAGGAATATTGGTCACAGTACcgctttatatatttgttatgtatgtattttgctTCATGTCCCAAAAAAATTAACCAAAACATTCCGGCATATGACAGCAGTCCATCAGTATCGCAATCCCAAGTTGGAGATCGCCGGTCGCCAAGGTCGCCTCGAAGACAACGGAGATCCATGTAAGACGTTAtgtgataaataaacataaagaCGTAAAACTTGGACTTAATAGGTAGgttaagaattaaaaagaagtagtaagtaataataataatagtaataatatgacggttttacataacaataaaaccgaTATTATGTGccgagaaggaaaacatacagCATTGTATAATAATGAAGAAGCAATGTATACTTAGCCATGAAGTGCGATACATACCGAGTGAAATAGTTCCGCTTAGATagaatagatggcgctgtaatCGCCTCAACTTCATACTTATCTTAACCAGCTAGGACGGTGTCATTTCCACAGTCATAGAGTCTTCACCAGGAAGAGCTTCCTACAATGctgtatgttttccttctcggCACATAATAtcggttttattgttatgtaaaacCGTCATATTGATGTGCCTCCGGAAAACAtacagcattgtataatgaagacGTGTTTGTTATCTGCTGGTGGATGTATATAGTacaatataaaacacaacGCTATGATGATTATGAAGAATTAAGGTCCGGGCTTTAGCTAAAGccgttattgtttatataactattttatttacttgccATTATTCTTAATCAAAGCATAAGTATTTagcaattattattcttagttacggtataaatataactacagTTACTAGTAACTATATACTCATCTGATTTAGATgtacaattaacataataatataaacttcatATCATAACAACAAGGTATTTCTATAATTACGATGGtgcaaatgtattaaagaaagagTGATGAGTTTTCTCTACGAGAGTCTATCTCGCGGCAGTAATGATTAAAGAAACTATGTATTTGAAGATTTCCAATTACCCcgtgtaataaaaaacttcatCTATTGGTTGATTTTCGACCTAATTATTTTGCTGTTgatggataaaaaaaatattgtttagattttttacttgAGATCTTGTTGTACCTGTTACTcaaagcaatatttttttttttttttaaagacagttcacaccaattgacctagtcccatgctaagctggtgaagcttgtgttatgggtacctactaggcaacggatatacatacatattatagaaagatagacatataattacatatttaaacacctaaGACtcaagcacaacaccaaatgctcatcacatcaatGTTTGTcccagccgggaatcgaacctgggacccatggattcgtagtcaggggtactaaccactagaccaatgagtcgtcaggACTAACTGAAGTCTCACTAAAGTGATAGGGCATATGTTTTATCGTGGTGTTTAGAAAGTTTCCATGTTGACTGGCGTCTTGAGTGTCTGTCTTAGATTCGAATACCggtgttaaataaatgttaccaCCATCATCCACGAATTGCTCGTCagtaatttctaataaagtGAACCCTGCGGCCCAATGCTAAATGCAATACTGTGGCTGTTCTGCGAGCCGTATCGAATAAAGTGTCCCTAGGGGGGTTGGAAGAAAGCCAGTCTAGTACTATTCGCGGGTCCCACGTGACGGATGATTTCACGACTTTTGGTTTAGCTACTCCTAATACTCTGAGgatgtgtttaataataaaatttgaaaatgtttgtTGTTCTACATGGGGACcgcaaaaagttaaaattgccGATTTGCGAACAAGGATGGTTGATAGGATAAATTcctgttttggctttctgtactgtctaagtgtttgttttgtaatattatgtatgttagctgtaagattacttataattaaataaataaattttcttttagaaaaagtgatattaaattttttgcaaaatCGGTTGTTTGAGGGGATTTTGGGTTCACTTGAGAGTTGTCACACCATGACAGCCCTCTTTTGATTGCGGGTAAATAAGTGGACAGGTGGAGTGACCAACTCTTCAAAAGTAAATCTTTTTCCAGTGTGGACCAGTCTTTTATTTATGCACCCCACCCCCAATTTCCCAAACTTTTAGGGTCAATGCTTGTATTTGTGGAGGAGACAGTGCAATTGTCGTATCTAGGAGTGTCTGCGATAGGTATTGAATTTCGTGGGGGTGATCTAGAGACCTGGATTCCAGGTCCTGCAGGACCTTGCGGCCAATCTGAAGCAACTATCAGATAGGTTCCCATCGCCCGGTTTAGGTGTGCTAAAACTCAGGGTAACACACTTGGAGGGGGAAACACTCATGCTAGAGGAGGAAGGTGCCACTACGCAGCCTTTTTTCCCCTTTATAATCTGTCTGCTATGATCACCCTGGTAGGTAATGTACCGACAGAGTTATGTTGAATTTGTCCGTCAGGTGCAATAGTTTGAAGGTTAGTGTAAGTAACCCCGATTTCGTTCCACCTTCTGTTTGAATGTATGCAATCAGAGTTTCATTTGTCCGATTGTATTAACACGTgtgtgttttgtaatatttttacatttatttttattgcggCTATCACTGCATATAAGTCCTTTTTGTTGCAGTGCCATGTTTTCTATTGGTATGACCATTTTCCTGACAAGGTTTCCGTCTAGATGTGAACCCCCCCCCAACCCCAATCCGAGGCGTCCGTCGCTAGGAAGTGGGTTGCAGGTTCTTTGATAGGCGTCGTCTGATGAGTAGCTCCGAGCCACCACATCAGTTCCTGCCCTACAATCTGAGGCAGCAGTTGACCTCGACGGGGTCGGATCTTGTTGAATTGTCGCAGAAAGATCTGTACCTGGCGACAGTGAAGCCTCCCGCGGGCACGAGTTTAGTTTGAAAGTTTGCGAAGTTTACTTGCCCTAGCAAAGCTTTGTAACTCGCGAATACAACGCATAACTATGGTTTTTGCGCTGTATTTTTACCTTGGGTAGCGACATCACATTGACCATAGTATTCCAGCGAATTCCAAGGTATTCTAAATTTTGGGTTGGTACCAATACGGATTTTTTGGTAATTGATTTTCCAACCTCGGTGTTCCAAGTGTCTCACGGCCTCCGCGGCCTGAGAATCTAACTTGGCGGGTGTTCCAAGTGTCTCACGGCCTCCGCGGCCTGAGAATTTAACTTGGAGTGGTCTTAGTTGACCAGAAGGTAGTCGTCTAGGAAGACTAGCACTCGACATCCCTTCGCACGTAAGGTCTCCGCGACCCAACATGATACTGCAGAGAAAAGGTGTGGTACTGACGCTAGCCCAAGAGGAAGGTAAGTCATGTTTTCGTATAACTGCCCTTTTTAGCTGAGCCTTAAGAAAGGTCGGTGTGATCTCGCTGCCGGTAGATGGAAATAGGCTTGTGATAAATCTATTTATCATCCAGTCCCCTAGTTGAAGAAAGTTTGGGACTAAGCCGTGGGTGATCAACCGaaaatgttttgtctttaCGAATCGGTTTAGTTCTCGCAAATCTACAACAGAACGCATCGTGCCATTGCTTTTCCTGCGAAGAaccattttgtatataaaactgGGGGTTTTGTTGAGAACTGTTTGTAGGATACCTTGCTTGATTCAGGAGTTCTATGATTATCTGCGATGTCGTAGGAGACGGTTCGGTTGCGTATTGACTTACTATTCGATTTATTGGCATTAACAAAGCGGTTTCTTGTACAGAGGTATGCGGAATCCTTGAATTATGTTGGATAGTAATTTTTTCCGTCATTGTTAGATAACGGGTAGTTTTAAAGTTGTTTATGACTATCGATTTTCTCCTGTTAAACGTTCGCATCGTTTCTTGTTTTAGGTGGGtattacgaaaattattttttccattttgtgCCTGGTGTCTGTATTTGGATGTAGACGCTTACGATTCTTTGTATCTAGGTTTAAAAAGCTCTTACTCTTGAAGGGTACGGCGGAGATAACCAGAATTGCGGCCCACCGAGGGATTGTATTAGGGACGCGAGCTtacttttgtcaaataaaaattcctcGCTAGGAGGTATATAATTACTAAGCGCAGTTTGAATACTTTTGTCCGAAATCTTACTTATTAATCTTTTACGCCTAGTTTCTATACATTCCGCTCGTTTTCCGCACACAATTTGCAGGGTTTGTTCATGCAATTTGTAAGAAGGTGATTCATTACCAAcaatatagtatatttttgtgaaaaGATTTAATCGCGGGTTTTAATTCCGTTGGGTTATTACGAGTCCagtttatgattttttgtaaTCCAGATTGTAGTAATTCCCTTTGACATAGGAGTTTTAAaagcttaatatattattatatttttatattattatatttttatatatttattttgtattttttttcttttttatcggctttcttaataatctttttatcATCAATATTTGTGACCAAGCCCAGAGATTTCGATTTTCGGGTCGacggattaataaaaaatggctaTAGTAGTTGGTCGGTCAGTGGGTACCCTCGTCATTGGACGCACTGGCGTTGACATTTGGTACATAATATCGTTGAtgcattataaaatttgtgaGGAAACTCACCTGATTATATAACGCGTCGATCATGGGATCGACCGTTACCTGTGCTACtcgtttcctt contains these protein-coding regions:
- the LOC125053497 gene encoding trithorax group protein osa isoform X12: MAATQAESQRSEATVDQSPSEQLSESRNALLQNGTDKSVGRVPLDGVVNTKSKSPMSVEAGQPRDGGEAPGHDRPGADQYGAYRYPEGADPYYSPRPGFPGKPRPPQQQRFFPGQAVSQAPGPTPTLNSLLQSSGVPPHRYPNNYDQPQGAYGPTPGWPPPRPMPPYNPQGGPYRNSTPPRGYGGPPYGAGAPGGPQQPPGAYGPPGSYPPRYPPGPPGAPNSRPPFSPHQGYERGGSPQPTHPQGAPSPGSAQSAPGGLSPNHESHPSHMPPGSQPHQGYPPPPRPGQPSTPNAHDQDSDLTGQNSNDSGGSGGAGRASTPHLRPTPSPTGSSGSRSMSPAVGTQNVSMPPRPSSSLSDGGGPPVRAGAPAAGPPPSGAPPPGAMLPQSYHYKPAPYPPQPYGYPPPRNHPYPYGGYRPTPPPHPSQHYPPLKGGVGRHMGPPGESMGPPNAPGEAHDNGPAPPATALVTTGPDGAPLDEGSQQSTLSNASAASGEEPCGTGKGSRKDYGSAAPSPSPGGGSHSSAHDDYETSPSPWPRPPSSPVFNSHIPPESYRSKKSDSLVKLYEMDDAPERRSWVERLLAFMEERRTPIPACPTISKQPLDLYRLYLLVRDRGGFVEVTKNKTWKDIAGLLGIGASSSAAYTLRKHYTKNLLAYECHFDRGGIDPQPIINQVEASTKKKSGKNNNAANAAGSSNNAEQFAGSGAGGAPIDAYQPHYAPYPPQPAQQGYQQGYGYEYGSPYPGNRPVYPPYGPEGDRGYSPGEYGRYGGYGGPYRAGAPAPGPGATPGAPAPPSPAGAPPAQPYPDYYRQPHPHQPPHPPPHPPHPPHSPQQPHEIASCGGLMGSQLARQLVAPLPPASRPYQYGGKGAPPVPNAGPPGVAGAPRRHPDFAKEPYNSSAPPGAPPSPAGPRFGGGWGPGFQRAASPGWRPPHHAPLPHHQQPGWPPQPHQPHQPYHPPGATSGVGQIKRELTFPPECVEATVPAPEKRRRLTKGDVAPVDAWRIMMALKSGLLAETCWALDILNILLFDDTCIGFFGLQHLPGLLDLLLEHFQRSLADVFDAPAAAPEPWYAPPAVKESVAPPPRRIEPPDPADRIKVTTGENYTLQSRRRVPVTFVTKLDDDALFAPEDPETNRDVEDVIEPWQTDTVNRFDHVMPCFRAEFVHLPFARVLPGERAPSPPAPPASPHSDGPSDTLALPDTADPPPSEPPSTATDEGDNLEAEPMDIEPERKPALQIRDSAGVLKRRRLEDYEDECYTRDEPSLNLINETRDALAKRCIALSNILRGLTFVPGNEAEFSRSSAFLALAGKLLLLHHEHAPRAARAKAYERAARDEVDADACCSSLKGESEWWWDTLAQLREDALVCCANIAGSVELSGQSEAVARPLLDGLLHWSVCPAAVAGDAPPTASPASPLSPRRLALEALCKLCVTDANVDLVLATPPRGRIAALCAGLARDLCRPERPVVREFAVNLLHYLAGAGGAAAREVATHAPAVAQLVAFIERAEQTALGVANQHGVAALRDNPDAMGTSLDMLRRAAATLLRLAEHPENRPLIRRHERRLLSLVMSQILDQKVAHELAGVLYHCSQQKCDEPQEE
- the LOC125053497 gene encoding trithorax group protein osa isoform X8, translating into MAATQAESQRSEATVDQSPSEQLSESRNALLQNGTDKSVGRVPLDGVVNTKSKSPMSVEAGQPRDGGEAPGHDRPGADQYGAYRYPEGADPYYSPRPGFPGKPRPPQQQRFFPGQAVSQAPGPTPTLNSLLQSSGVPPHRYPNNYDQPQGAYGPTPGWPPPRPMPPYNPQGGPYRNSTPPRGYGGPPYGAGAPGGPQQPPGAYGPPGSYPPRYPPGPPGAPNSRPPFSPHQGYERGGSPQPTHPQGAPSPGSAQSAPGGLSPNHESHPSHMPPGSQPHQGYPPPPRPGQPSTPNAHDQDSDLTGQNSNDSGGSGGAGRASTPHLRPTPSPTGSSGSRSMSPAVGTQNVSMPPRPSSSLSDGGGPPVRAGAPAAGPPPSGAPPPGAMLPQSYHYKPAPYPPQPYGYPPPRNHPYPYGGYRPTPPPHPSQHYPPLKGGVGRHMGPPGESMGPPNAPGEAHDNGPAPPATALVTTGPDGAPLDEGSQQSTLSNASAASGEEPCGTGKGSRKDYGSAAPSPSPGGGSHSSAHDDYETSPSPWPRPPSSPSDSLVKLYEMDDAPERRSWVERLLAFMEERRTPIPACPTISKQPLDLYRLYLLVRDRGGFVEVTKNKTWKDIAGLLGIGASSSAAYTLRKHYTKNLLAYECHFDRGGIDPQPIINQVEASTKKKSGKNNNAANAGKAGSSNNAEQFAGSGAGGAPIDAYQPHYAPYPPQPAQQGGGAGGDIAASNPFDEPPGPRRPPGYQQGYGYEYGSPYPGNRPVYPPYGPEGDRGYSPGEYGRYGGYGGPYRAGAPAPGPGATPGAPAPPSPAGAPPAQPYPDYYRQPHPHQPPHPPPHPPHPPHSPQQPHEIASCGGLMGSQLARQLVAPLPPASRPYQYGGKGAPPVPNAGPPGVAGAPRRHPDFAKEPYNSSAPPGAPPSPAGPRFGGGWGPGFQRAASPGWRPPHHAPLPHHQQPGWPPQPHQPHQPYHPPGATSGVGQIKRELTFPPECVEATVPAPEKRRRLTKGDVAPVDAWRIMMALKSGLLAETCWALDILNILLFDDTCIGFFGLQHLPGLLDLLLEHFQRSLADVFDAPAAAPEPWYAPPAVKESVAPPPRRIEPPDPADRIKVTTGENYTLQSRRRVPVTFVTKLDDDALFAPEDPETNRDVEDVIEPWQTDTVNRFDHVMPCFRAEFVHLPFARVLPGERAPSPPAPPASPHSDGPSDTLALPDTADPPPSEPPSTATDEGDNLEAEPMDIEPERKPALQIRDSAGVLKRRRLEDYEDECYTRDEPSLNLINETRDALAKRCIALSNILRGLTFVPGNEAEFSRSSAFLALAGKLLLLHHEHAPRAARAKAYERAARDEVDADACCSSLKGESEWWWDTLAQLREDALVCCANIAGSVELSGQSEAVARPLLDGLLHWSVCPAAVAGDAPPTASPASPLSPRRLALEALCKLCVTDANVDLVLATPPRGRIAALCAGLARDLCRPERPVVREFAVNLLHYLAGAGGAAAREVATHAPAVAQLVAFIERAEQTALGVANQHGVAALRDNPDAMGTSLDMLRRAAATLLRLAEHPENRPLIRRHERRLLSLVMSQILDQKVAHELAGVLYHCSQQKCDEPQEE